The genomic DNA TAGAATTGCTAAGATCATATGCATGTCAAAGGGGAATCTTGACTCCATAAGGATCATGATCGAATGGCTAAAGACCATTCATGTGAAGGGTGAATTCATAGGAGTTGCATTCTTGAGATCTGGGGACAACATCTTGCAACGTAGTCGTGAAGAGCTTGATGAGGTTGTTGAGTATCTAGAGAGTAATGGTGTCAGGAGGGAGTGGATGGGATATGTGGTTGGAAGATGTCCGGAGTTACTGTCTTTCAGCATGGATGAAGTGAAAAGCCGTGTTGATTTCTTCTTGAAAATGGGTATGAATCAGAATGACTTTGGCACGATGGTCTACGATTATCCAAAGATAATTGGGTACTTCTCATTCGAAGAGATGGAGAAAAAGGTACtgaaagctatatatatttcttttgatgCGCCAATCTTTAGGGATTGTCTTTTGAATTCCTAAATGTGTTGCTTGTCTTAAACCAGATCAATTACCTGAAAGAGTTTGGCCTTAGCACAGAGGAAGTTGGGAGACTATTAGCCTTCAAGCCACACCTCATGGGATGCAGTATTGAAGAACGATGGAAGCCTCTAGTCAAATATTTCTACTACCTTGGAATCCCCAAAGAAGGAATGAGAAGAATCCTTGTTGTGAAACCAATTCTTTACTGCATTGACTTGGAGAAGACAATCGCACCAAAAGTAATTTAAGCTTAGTAATATGCTATGAAGTTTGAACTCCCTATACAAATACACAGCAGATTTCATTAACTCAGCTTCTCTTGTATTTTTTAAAGGTAAGATTTCTACAGGAGATGGGTATCCCTAATGAGGCCATTGGAAAcatgttagtaaagtttccttCTTTACTAACAAACAGCCTCTACAAGAAAATCCGACCTGTGGTTAGTATTGTTTCCTCTATGAACCAAAGATGTTCCATAGAGTGTGATGTTAGTGTTACTCATAGCATATGATGATCCCGGAAACTGCATCTGATATTGTATAAGTTGTGGTTCTACAGGTGATTTTTCTCTTGACCAGAGCCGGAGTAACCCAAAAGAATATCGGTAAAGTTATCGCAATGGATCCAGCGCTCCTTGGATGCAGCATAGGAACGAAGCTAGAACCCAACATGAGATACTATGTATCATTGGGAATCCGATTTCATCAACTAGGCGAAATGATTGCTGATTTCCCGATGCTACTTCGATATAACGTTGATAATCTGCGTCCAAAGTACCGTTACTTGCGAAGAACAATGATCCGGCCGCTTCAGGATCTCATTGAGTTTCCCAGGTAATATATTATGAGACTTTTACATGAAATGATATATTGCTTGCACGATTTAGCTTTTAAGTATCCATGAAGTGACATGATACTTTTTAACAGATTCTTTAGCTACTCATTGGAGCGTCGGATAATCCCAAGGCACACAATTATGGTTCAGAACAGAGTTAACTTCAAGCTCAGGTACATGTTGGCTTGTACGGATGAAGAGTTTGAGagaagagtaaaagagaaagtggagagaagagaaaggttCGAAGCTGGTCTTGGCTCCGACTCTGAGGATTCTCAACTTTTGGATGAGAACATCTCCGATGAGGAGTTTGATTTGACAGGCTCTTGTGAAGAAGAGGATTTAGCATAATGATTAGTTTTGTAACATGAATGTATGTATATAGCCAGTGTACATTTAGCACAATATAAACGATATGACATGTGTAAATTAGTCTTCatttagaaatattaatataaacattcaTTTTTCAATGTCTTGTACAAAGTTAAGATGGACTCCGTCTGTGCTTTGTTCACAACGTCGGCACGCAAGAACAGGGCCGTAATAGAATGAAATTAAAGGTTCCTAGAATTGTGTATTCCATTTTGTATGTCATGCTGAGTAAGTTTACTCCCCAGAGCAAAACTGAATCAAGGAAACTGTCACAAACACAATCCAAATCCATCTCACTCGATTCCAATGCGACAGATGGCATTCCGTTTAATGAGATCAAGATCCACCTGCGTAACAAATGACAATAAAACAATAAGACATTACTTCTCAAAACCACTGTAGTATAAACAAGAGTAAGATCTTGTACCTTGTGTCCAAACAGATCACGGATGTTGTCGATGCCGTATAAAATCATTGTTGGTCTGTTATGAAACAAAACTCGAAGAGTCAGCACTTTTGTTCGTAATCAAAATGTGTCCCTGATTTCTAATACCATCTATTACTGTACCTTTCAAGAGAGACACCCCATGCAATGACTCTAACATCTTCTGGGAGACCCATAGGTAGCAACATCTCTGGTCTGAACATGCCAGAGTTTCCCACTTCTACCCATTTCCCTAAACCTTCATGGTAGCTGGAAATGACAACAGATACAATATTAGTGTCTGTTTATTTTCTTCGTATTTAAGAGATGATGATTTTTTCCAATTTACCCGAAAATCTCCATGCTTGGTTCGGTGTAAGGGTTGTAGGCAGGCTTGAAACGCAGCTTGGACATCCCTGTAAAAGCATAAAGTAACACTTAagcctttgttttctcttaagCGACTTTTGAAGCGTAAGATACGTGAAAGCAGGAGTAGTGATAAAGCATTTACCTAAGCGTGAGAAGAAGTCATGTAATACACCGATGAGATCACCCAACGTAAGGCCACGGTCACAGACCAAACCTGAGCAAAAGAGGGAAATATTTGATGGCAAGTTTTGGTGCATTTTCATCCTTCTAACTTTCAAACCCATATGTCAAAACTAATTAGCTAGTGCAATTACCTTCAATCTGATGGAACTCTGCCAGATGGGTTCGGTCAACAGCCTCGTTTCTGAAGACACGGTCTATAGAAAAGTACTTCTTGGGAGTGAAAGGTTTCTACGGAAAAggataaaagtaaattacactCCGGATAATTCTACAGCTTTTGAGAAATGGAAAGCCAAAGTCAAATTGAGTCAGACCTTCGCGAGTGCATATAGCATCCTAGATGAGACCGCCGTTGTGTGGGTACGAAGGAgatttttgtttgcttcctcTCTTTTCCAATCATAGTTATACCTGTACAATGGAAAATATGATGAGAGATCACTAATTATTTTAGTGCTATGACTATCAGAGGTAGTAAGCATCAAAAACGAGTTGGTACCCTCTCGATCCATATCCACCAGACTCATGAACTTGTTTCACCCTCTCAACATAATCTTCTGGCAATTCCCTTGTAGTTGAAGGAGCTACAGTCCAACATTCACAGATTAAACTTAACAGTTAAATTTTCATTGAGATGTCATTAAGTAGCTGGGAAGAACTGTCCCAAAGATAAACTCAGTGACTGAGCATTC from Camelina sativa cultivar DH55 chromosome 7, Cs, whole genome shotgun sequence includes the following:
- the LOC104702714 gene encoding transcription termination factor MTERF2, chloroplastic, producing MLLHCNVSYTSSFSLISSSLRRRDHPDESQDTVIRRRHNARSLSLYIRHNRDLKLNKNPNESQETFAPPPRRDVDGDDRSKLLELSLVTRRTPQFPGSIYAQSASDADVASSLPSLRKFLGSDGDDDGESEMEMIVKALEIRRKVTKEIIKESLVRKGRFGITYATNVTDRLGDFVDHVMIEAAALKRLPEFSESRFNLRARTVIEDSNFVPLVRWLKHHEFSYNRIAKIICMSKGNLDSIRIMIEWLKTIHVKGEFIGVAFLRSGDNILQRSREELDEVVEYLESNGVRREWMGYVVGRCPELLSFSMDEVKSRVDFFLKMGMNQNDFGTMVYDYPKIIGYFSFEEMEKKINYLKEFGLSTEEVGRLLAFKPHLMGCSIEERWKPLVKYFYYLGIPKEGMRRILVVKPILYCIDLEKTIAPKVRFLQEMGIPNEAIGNMLVKFPSLLTNSLYKKIRPVVIFLLTRAGVTQKNIGKVIAMDPALLGCSIGTKLEPNMRYYVSLGIRFHQLGEMIADFPMLLRYNVDNLRPKYRYLRRTMIRPLQDLIEFPRFFSYSLERRIIPRHTIMVQNRVNFKLRYMLACTDEEFERRVKEKVERRERFEAGLGSDSEDSQLLDENISDEEFDLTGSCEEEDLA
- the LOC104702713 gene encoding phenylalanine--tRNA ligase alpha subunit, cytoplasmic-like, with the translated sequence MDELKRKLDPSVFNIGRSQVGKHNWVQLGKQVSRKVQHVKDKVKNLLLQIQEGMELDESSLNSLKTRSLIESKEWKGYSVKKGPNYAPKRKKFATDLTRENLQTWKELQFKEYNFNAKGQPLDAGHLHPLLKVRKQLKDIFRQMGFEEMPTNNFVESSFWNFDALFQPQQHPARDSHDTFFLKAPSTTRELPEDYVERVKQVHESGGYGSRGYNYDWKREEANKNLLRTHTTAVSSRMLYALAKKPFTPKKYFSIDRVFRNEAVDRTHLAEFHQIEGLVCDRGLTLGDLIGVLHDFFSRLGMSKLRFKPAYNPYTEPSMEIFGYHEGLGKWVEVGNSGMFRPEMLLPMGLPEDVRVIAWGVSLERPTMILYGIDNIRDLFGHKVDLDLIKRNAICRIGIE